Proteins encoded within one genomic window of Candidatus Giovannonibacteria bacterium:
- the thrS gene encoding threonine--tRNA ligase: MPESKKHRDHRDLGREMDLFSFHEIAPGAPFWHPKGMIIVKELEKYIRKLQDDHNYAEISTPIMVKKKLFEQSGHWEFFKENMFYFDVENETYSLKPMNCPESALVYQTKIRSYRDLPMRLAEIGRLHRNELSGVLGGLLRVRQMTMDDAHIYCRFDQIKEELVSVLKMTEEFYKRLGLKVNYGLATRPEKAMGSQETWNEAEKILREALSELGLKYNILKGEGAFYGPKIHFDIKDSQGRVWTIATAQLDFQLPERFELEYTDENGKSQRPVIIHRAIFGSFERFIGILLEHFDGALPFWLSPTQVAVLTINDKVSDYAEKFYRELKEKNIRAELDSRNETIAKKIRDAETQRIPYLLVIGEKEMKENKVAVRERGKGNLGEKTLDEFLKMVK; this comes from the coding sequence ATGCCGGAAAGCAAGAAGCACAGAGACCACCGGGATTTGGGGCGGGAGATGGATTTATTTTCGTTTCATGAAATCGCGCCCGGGGCGCCTTTTTGGCATCCCAAGGGGATGATTATAGTAAAAGAACTTGAGAAATATATCCGCAAGCTCCAGGATGACCACAACTATGCTGAAATTTCAACGCCGATCATGGTCAAGAAAAAACTTTTTGAGCAGTCCGGCCATTGGGAATTTTTTAAGGAAAATATGTTTTATTTTGACGTGGAAAACGAAACCTACTCCTTAAAACCAATGAACTGCCCGGAAAGCGCTTTGGTTTACCAAACCAAAATCAGAAGCTACCGCGATCTTCCCATGAGACTTGCGGAAATCGGCCGGCTGCACAGAAACGAACTCTCCGGCGTTTTAGGTGGCCTTTTAAGAGTGAGGCAGATGACAATGGATGACGCGCATATTTATTGCCGATTTGACCAAATCAAAGAAGAGCTTGTGAGCGTGCTTAAAATGACTGAAGAGTTTTATAAACGTCTTGGCCTTAAAGTAAACTACGGCCTGGCCACCCGCCCGGAAAAAGCAATGGGCAGCCAAGAAACATGGAATGAGGCTGAAAAAATATTGAGAGAGGCTTTAAGCGAACTGGGGTTAAAATATAATATTTTAAAAGGCGAAGGAGCGTTTTACGGGCCGAAAATTCACTTCGACATAAAAGACTCCCAAGGAAGAGTCTGGACAATTGCCACCGCGCAACTGGATTTTCAGCTTCCGGAAAGATTTGAGCTGGAATATACAGATGAAAACGGCAAATCACAGCGCCCGGTTATCATCCACCGCGCGATTTTCGGCTCGTTTGAAAGGTTTATCGGAATTTTGCTGGAACACTTTGACGGCGCGCTTCCATTTTGGCTGTCCCCAACTCAAGTCGCAGTTTTGACAATAAATGATAAGGTTTCAGATTACGCTGAAAAGTTTTACAGAGAACTTAAAGAAAAAAACATTCGCGCTGAACTGGATAGCCGGAATGAAACCATCGCAAAAAAAATCAGGGACGCTGAAACCCAGCGCATCCCTTATCTTTTGGTGATTGGCGAAAAAGAAATGAAAGAAAATAAAGTAGCAGTGCGCGAGCGCGGCAAAGGAAATTTGGGCGAAAAAACTCTTGATGAATTTTTGAAAATGGTAAAATAA